Proteins encoded by one window of Polaribacter haliotis:
- a CDS encoding DUF5007 domain-containing protein, with translation MKNIITILLFIVALASCTPPEVGYIDDNIHALQDTIFVPRGTFKLSAVPAIEGSTYPLEWEITGVTDADGNPTNDLFEKHIITTWSAAYNPETDTTLELAQAKIQQTEEPSILMSPVSGEIAFTGATKFVKNDIFKINVKVKNVKGEKQLDNFVVVKLLPFAAVEFPTEMRSRIQLGKDNGAYDIGYTSSIRNGDDPNSKKVLDGTHPYISVIKTSDEPAIGIDVKMIIADSHGTPLNTDKIIFYPSGSSYLQNYHDNSTETTTNATNTVFSLPAPPFPQYARNYSGTSSYLMYYLTKPTAFTVDKEAFENDNGTKDWSQYTDASTGEVRNRAYIRWGIKINDSGTWEIKMKIPYTKIK, from the coding sequence ATGAAAAATATAATAACAATTTTACTATTTATCGTAGCATTGGCTTCTTGTACACCACCTGAAGTTGGTTATATAGACGATAATATACACGCGCTTCAAGACACTATTTTTGTACCAAGAGGAACTTTTAAACTTTCTGCAGTACCTGCAATTGAAGGTTCTACTTACCCATTAGAATGGGAAATTACAGGTGTAACAGATGCAGATGGAAACCCTACAAACGATTTGTTCGAGAAGCACATAATAACCACTTGGTCTGCAGCTTATAATCCAGAAACAGATACTACTTTAGAACTTGCACAAGCAAAAATTCAACAAACAGAAGAACCTTCTATTTTAATGAGCCCTGTAAGTGGAGAAATAGCTTTTACAGGTGCTACTAAATTTGTAAAAAACGACATTTTTAAAATTAATGTAAAAGTAAAAAATGTAAAAGGTGAAAAACAATTAGATAACTTTGTGGTTGTTAAATTATTACCATTTGCAGCTGTAGAATTTCCAACAGAAATGAGATCTAGAATTCAGTTAGGTAAAGACAATGGAGCTTACGACATTGGGTATACATCTTCTATTAGAAATGGAGATGATCCAAATTCTAAAAAAGTTTTAGATGGCACGCATCCATACATATCTGTTATAAAAACTAGCGACGAACCTGCGATTGGAATAGATGTAAAAATGATTATTGCAGATAGTCATGGAACACCATTAAACACTGATAAAATAATTTTTTATCCTTCAGGTTCTAGTTATTTACAGAATTATCATGATAATTCTACCGAAACTACAACAAATGCAACAAATACAGTTTTTTCTTTACCAGCTCCACCATTTCCACAATATGCAAGAAATTATTCAGGAACTAGCTCTTACTTAATGTATTATTTAACAAAACCGACAGCTTTTACTGTAGACAAAGAAGCTTTCGAAAATGATAATGGTACAAAAGACTGGTCCCAATATACAGATGCTTCTACTGGTGAAGTAAGAAATAGAGCATATATAAGATGGGGAATTAAAATTAATGATTCTGGTACTTGGGAAATTAAAATGAAAATACCTTACACTAAAATTAAATAA
- a CDS encoding RagB/SusD family nutrient uptake outer membrane protein: MKNIKKYSVLTMIVCLFATFSCTNILDQEPVNITHPDVFWSSQPNAEQALAGAYASFKEAITKQANFIYWGDIPAMTFMRSRNWISDYIQNNGDYVLAYRENSRNWKELYRAANWALTVEKHVSEMPAELFSSPKEKDRIMGEAAFVRGLSYFWIARVWGDAPIVKESIESSDQLINSEGFVVRIPRSNELEVLDFALEATNKAIGLLSYQSPGSTNWAITANKASAEALKADLTLWYASRDNNNPEMLKASIDAATNVINNSGAELIDYVAEGKAGFDNMCTGGSKTGLFEINMDSNMNESFRIYNYDSYYTGLTLNFPIWKDKNTNVAPVIDPDYYGKRMMTNDPDRTNDVRKDIFFYDYESDENSFPLKYSHTSQDSNSEDAYALFTESNILIYRMADVHLIRAEAYAKSDKAGLAVSDLNLTRSKANVPGYTGAMDEESLIEAIFEERSIEFVAEGKSAFDRIRMNYYEDVPWVNQSRIAKKGYFWPIDPSIISNNPSIVQTEYWRGAL; encoded by the coding sequence ATGAAAAACATTAAAAAATATTCCGTTCTAACAATGATTGTGTGTTTGTTCGCTACTTTCAGCTGTACAAACATATTAGATCAAGAACCTGTAAATATTACGCACCCAGACGTGTTTTGGAGTAGCCAACCAAATGCAGAACAAGCATTAGCAGGAGCTTACGCTTCATTTAAAGAAGCGATTACCAAACAAGCTAATTTTATATACTGGGGAGACATACCAGCTATGACTTTCATGAGAAGTAGAAATTGGATAAGTGACTATATCCAAAATAATGGAGATTATGTTTTAGCATATAGAGAAAACTCTCGTAACTGGAAAGAATTATATAGAGCTGCTAACTGGGCTTTAACTGTTGAAAAACATGTTTCTGAAATGCCAGCTGAATTATTTTCTTCTCCAAAAGAAAAAGATAGAATAATGGGTGAAGCTGCTTTTGTTAGAGGACTTTCATATTTTTGGATTGCCCGTGTTTGGGGAGATGCACCAATAGTTAAAGAATCTATCGAATCTTCAGACCAATTAATTAATAGCGAAGGATTTGTTGTAAGAATTCCAAGATCTAATGAATTAGAAGTGTTAGATTTTGCATTAGAAGCAACTAACAAAGCAATTGGCTTATTAAGCTACCAATCTCCTGGTTCTACAAATTGGGCAATAACAGCAAATAAAGCAAGTGCAGAAGCATTAAAAGCAGACCTTACTCTTTGGTATGCTTCTAGAGATAACAACAACCCAGAAATGTTAAAAGCTTCTATTGACGCTGCAACAAATGTAATTAACAATAGTGGTGCAGAATTAATAGATTATGTAGCAGAAGGAAAAGCTGGTTTTGACAATATGTGTACTGGAGGTTCTAAAACAGGATTGTTCGAAATTAACATGGATTCAAACATGAACGAATCTTTCCGTATTTATAACTATGACAGTTATTATACTGGTTTAACTTTAAACTTTCCTATTTGGAAAGACAAAAATACAAATGTAGCTCCTGTAATAGACCCAGACTATTATGGTAAAAGAATGATGACAAATGATCCTGACAGAACAAACGATGTTCGTAAAGACATATTCTTTTATGATTATGAAAGTGACGAAAATTCTTTTCCTTTAAAATATTCACATACTTCTCAAGATAGTAATTCCGAAGATGCATATGCTTTATTTACAGAATCTAACATCTTAATTTACAGAATGGCAGATGTACATCTTATTAGAGCTGAAGCTTATGCTAAATCTGACAAAGCTGGTCTTGCTGTAAGTGATTTAAACTTAACCAGAAGTAAAGCAAATGTTCCTGGATATACTGGGGCAATGGATGAAGAAAGCTTAATTGAGGCTATTTTCGAAGAACGTTCTATAGAATTTGTTGCGGAAGGAAAATCGGCATTTGATCGTATTAGAATGAATTATTACGAAGATGTTCCTTGGGTAAATCAAAGTAGAATTGCTAAAAAAGGATACTTTTGGCCAATTGACCCATCAATAATCTCTAACAATCCTTCTATCGTTCAGACAGAATACTGGAGAGGAGCTTTATAA